The sequence below is a genomic window from Selenomonas ruminantium subsp. lactilytica TAM6421.
GATACGCTTGTCATTAGCATGCAGGCCATGGTCATGCTCAATCTTATCTCGAATCCTTCGGTAGCCCATATCTGGATGCTCCTTATGGATTGATTCTGCCAGGGCAGCAAGCTTCTGGTTCGTTTCTTCGTTTTGTCCCAGCTTCCTGTGAAGCCATTTGTAATACGCAGCCCTGGTTACACGGCCCAACCTGCATAACGCCTTGACTGGATAATCCTTACAGATACTGCTGAGCTCCAGTATCGCCCGGTAGGCAGCCGTATTACGAGTTCTGTCTAGTATCACCGCCTTTCCAATTCCTCGAGTTTTTTTAGAAAATCTATCTCCATCTGCTTTTGTAGCAACTGAGCCTTCTGCATGCGGTTTTCATATCTGAGCCGTTCCAGCTCGTTCATCTCAGACTCAGGCTTCCTGCGGCCTCTGCCGTCCTTGAGGCCTTCGATTCCCTTTTGGTCATATTTCCTGACCCAGGTATAGACCTGCTGGTAAGAAACATCGAATTTCTCCGCCGTCAAAGCATAATCACGGCCATTTGCAATGCAATCCTCTACAATGGATACCCGTTCATCAAATGTAGTTTTTCTGCCTTTAGTCACGATGGTGCTCCCTCCTGTACCGGATGGTTTAAGTTCCTCGTGACTATTATACTTCATAATCCAGTCTTGTAGCTGTCTCCGCGAACGAAGTCCGTATTTTCGGCATATAGCATCTTGTGAATCCACGCCAGAAAGATAATCGTGGATAGCAGTTTCCTTAAATTCAACAGAATAGCGCTGATGATGTCGTTTGAAGAATACATCCGGGCCGCAAGCATCATAGTTACGAACCCATTGCCTGAAGGATCTGCTGTCAACGCCTGCATCCGCGGCTATGGAGGCATAACTGCCCTCTCCACGTTTATACTTTTCAATGAAGTGGATTTTCTCTTCGGGTGATAATCTCTTCTTGTACATAAAATGCTCCCTATCA
It includes:
- a CDS encoding helix-turn-helix domain-containing protein, producing MYKKRLSPEEKIHFIEKYKRGEGSYASIAADAGVDSRSFRQWVRNYDACGPDVFFKRHHQRYSVEFKETAIHDYLSGVDSQDAICRKYGLRSRRQLQDWIMKYNSHEELKPSGTGGSTIVTKGRKTTFDERVSIVEDCIANGRDYALTAEKFDVSYQQVYTWVRKYDQKGIEGLKDGRGRRKPESEMNELERLRYENRMQKAQLLQKQMEIDFLKKLEELERR